From a single Devosia litorisediminis genomic region:
- a CDS encoding HPr kinase/phosphorylase gives MSKPKNAPQNVHGTGLLLGSTGVLLRGPSGAGKSVLALTLLDRWALRGLPAFLVSDDRVDLIQADGQVDMQAPENLAGLIELRGRGIVSRPHQALVSLDLVIDMVPDMVRMLEEDEFVTDIAGTTVPRAPVPFGSVISLGHQMLLVIEAISALDGP, from the coding sequence ATGAGCAAGCCAAAGAACGCGCCGCAAAATGTGCATGGCACCGGACTGTTGCTGGGTTCCACCGGGGTGCTGCTGCGCGGTCCATCCGGCGCCGGCAAGTCGGTGCTGGCCTTGACGCTGCTTGACCGCTGGGCATTGCGCGGCCTTCCCGCCTTTCTGGTCTCCGATGACCGTGTTGATCTGATCCAGGCCGATGGTCAGGTCGATATGCAGGCACCTGAGAACCTGGCCGGCCTGATCGAACTGCGCGGTCGCGGCATTGTCAGTCGGCCCCATCAGGCCCTGGTCTCGCTCGATCTGGTGATCGACATGGTGCCCGATATGGTGCGCATGCTTGAAGAGGACGAATTCGTTACCGACATCGCCGGCACGACAGTGCCGCGCGCGCCGGTGCCCTTTGGCAGCGTAATCAGCCTTGGTCATCAGATGTTGCTGGTGATCGAAGCGATTTCTGCGCTCGACGGGCCGTGA
- a CDS encoding PTS sugar transporter subunit IIA, producing the protein MIGLVLVTHGALANEFKAALEHVVGPQEHCETIAIGPEDNMEDRRNDILAAVDSADDGQGVIILTDMFGGTPSNLAISVMQNREVEVIAGVNLPMLVKLGRVRNDMSIKDAVNMAQEAGRKYITVANSILGAD; encoded by the coding sequence ATGATTGGTCTGGTTCTGGTGACGCACGGTGCGCTCGCCAATGAATTCAAGGCGGCGCTAGAACATGTCGTCGGTCCGCAAGAGCATTGCGAGACCATCGCCATTGGTCCCGAAGACAATATGGAAGACCGCCGCAACGACATTCTTGCCGCTGTGGACAGCGCCGATGATGGCCAGGGCGTGATCATTCTGACCGACATGTTCGGCGGCACCCCATCCAACCTCGCTATTTCCGTCATGCAGAACCGCGAAGTTGAAGTCATCGCCGGGGTCAATCTGCCCATGTTGGTCAAGCTGGGCCGCGTACGCAACGACATGAGCATCAAGGATGCTGTGAACATGGCGCAGGAAGCCGGGCGCAAATACATCACGGTCGCCAACTCCATTCTGGGAGCCGACTGA
- a CDS encoding HPr family phosphocarrier protein, whose product MDASRAVAQQLTIVNRKGLHARASARFVRTAECFDATIAVIKDGNSVAGNSIMGLMMLGAGPGSTILVQASGKQAREALEAIVELVNNGFDEDSDGAPE is encoded by the coding sequence ATGGATGCCAGCCGTGCCGTGGCCCAGCAGCTTACCATCGTCAATCGCAAGGGCCTTCATGCACGCGCCTCGGCTCGTTTCGTACGCACTGCCGAGTGTTTCGATGCCACCATCGCTGTCATCAAGGACGGCAATTCGGTTGCTGGCAACTCCATCATGGGGCTGATGATGCTCGGCGCCGGTCCCGGCAGCACTATTCTGGTGCAGGCCAGCGGCAAGCAGGCGCGCGAAGCACTCGAAGCGATTGTTGAACTGGTCAATAATGGCTTCGACGAAGACAGCGACGGCGCCCCGGAATAG
- a CDS encoding DUF2937 family protein, producing the protein MRRIIAGIGGMGLALTLSQFPEYAQQYTQRLGGAVDELRVITQDFDRAAELGGLDRTQALQRYGASADGFLAERGTAMAATFARYEQLSATLQRIENADPITRFQTLPAYLDSDIGRRTLENYQPAVPVTIEGVLYAGGGFMLGYMVLSGLWRFVTMPFRRRRPVYRVQR; encoded by the coding sequence ATGCGGCGCATCATTGCCGGTATCGGCGGTATGGGTCTGGCGCTCACGCTGAGCCAGTTTCCTGAATATGCCCAGCAATATACGCAGCGTCTTGGCGGTGCCGTCGATGAACTCCGCGTCATCACGCAGGACTTCGATCGCGCTGCTGAGCTCGGTGGGCTAGATCGTACCCAGGCCCTGCAACGCTATGGCGCTTCGGCTGATGGGTTTCTGGCCGAGCGCGGCACCGCCATGGCCGCAACATTCGCCCGCTATGAACAGCTCAGCGCCACGTTGCAGCGCATTGAAAACGCCGACCCGATAACCCGTTTTCAGACGCTTCCAGCTTATCTCGACAGCGATATCGGTCGCCGCACGCTGGAAAATTATCAACCCGCCGTGCCCGTTACCATTGAAGGCGTGCTCTATGCGGGCGGCGGCTTCATGCTGGGTTATATGGTGCTTTCAGGGCTTTGGCGCTTCGTCACCATGCCCTTCCGGCGCCGGCGGCCCGTCTATCGCGTCCAGCGCTGA
- the ahcY gene encoding adenosylhomocysteinase translates to MTKFTDYAVRDISLADYGRKELDIAEVEMPGLMAIREEYAAAQPLKGARIAGSLHMTIQTAVLIETLVALGAEVRWVSCNIFSTQDHAAAAIAAAGIPVFAHKGETLEEYWAFTDRMMDWSDGQTPNMILDDGGDATMYILNGAKAEIDPSFLEKPTNEEEEIFFATIKRRLASSPGFFSRIRDAIRGVSEETTTGVMRLYQLHAKGELPFPAINVNDSVTKSKFDNKYGTRESLVDAIRRGTDVMLAGKVAIVCGFGDVGKGSAESLRGAGARVLVTEVDPICALQAAMEGFEVVTLADAAHRADVVVTATGNRDVLMVDDMRKLKDMAIVCNIGHFDNEIDVLGLRNFKWTNVKPQVDLIEKPDGKRLLLLSEGRLVNLGNATGHPSFVMSASFANQTLAQIELWTNGENLEKKVHVLPKHLDEKVAELHLAKLGATLTKLTKTQADYIGVSTEGPFKSGEYRY, encoded by the coding sequence ATGACAAAATTCACCGATTACGCGGTTAGAGACATTTCGCTGGCCGATTACGGCCGCAAGGAACTCGACATCGCTGAAGTCGAAATGCCCGGCCTGATGGCTATCCGCGAGGAATATGCTGCGGCCCAGCCTCTCAAGGGCGCGCGCATTGCCGGCTCGCTGCACATGACCATCCAGACCGCCGTTCTCATCGAGACGCTGGTCGCGCTGGGCGCCGAAGTGCGCTGGGTCAGCTGCAACATCTTCTCGACCCAGGATCATGCTGCTGCAGCCATCGCCGCCGCCGGCATTCCCGTGTTCGCTCACAAGGGTGAAACGCTCGAAGAATATTGGGCTTTCACCGATCGCATGATGGACTGGTCCGATGGCCAGACCCCCAACATGATCCTCGATGATGGTGGCGACGCCACCATGTACATCCTCAATGGTGCCAAGGCCGAGATCGACCCCTCCTTCCTTGAAAAGCCCACCAATGAAGAAGAAGAAATCTTCTTTGCCACCATCAAGCGTCGTCTGGCCTCGAGCCCTGGCTTCTTCTCGCGCATCCGCGACGCCATCCGCGGCGTCTCCGAAGAGACCACCACGGGCGTGATGCGTCTGTATCAGCTGCACGCCAAGGGCGAGCTGCCGTTCCCTGCCATCAACGTCAATGACTCGGTAACCAAGTCCAAGTTCGACAATAAGTACGGCACCCGTGAATCCCTGGTCGATGCCATCCGTCGCGGCACCGATGTCATGCTGGCCGGCAAGGTCGCCATTGTTTGCGGCTTTGGCGATGTGGGTAAGGGCTCGGCAGAATCGCTGCGTGGCGCTGGCGCCCGCGTGCTGGTCACCGAAGTCGACCCGATCTGCGCCCTGCAGGCTGCCATGGAAGGCTTTGAGGTCGTGACCCTGGCCGATGCCGCTCATCGCGCCGACGTCGTTGTCACGGCCACTGGCAACCGCGACGTGCTCATGGTCGATGACATGCGCAAGCTCAAGGACATGGCCATCGTCTGCAATATCGGCCACTTCGACAACGAGATCGACGTGCTCGGCCTGCGCAACTTCAAGTGGACCAATGTGAAGCCACAGGTCGACCTGATTGAAAAGCCCGATGGCAAGCGCCTGCTGCTGCTCTCGGAAGGCCGTCTGGTCAATTTGGGCAATGCCACCGGTCATCCGAGCTTTGTGATGAGCGCTTCCTTCGCCAACCAGACCCTGGCCCAGATCGAACTGTGGACCAATGGCGAGAACCTCGAGAAGAAAGTGCACGTCCTGCCCAAGCATCTTGATGAGAAGGTTGCCGAGTTGCACCTGGCAAAGCTGGGCGCGACGCTGACCAAGCTGACCAAGACCCAGGCCGACTATATCGGCGTGAGCACCGAAGGCCCCTTCAAGTCGGGCGAATACCGCTACTAA
- a CDS encoding sensor histidine kinase codes for MASFAGAAPIAIAAGAGAFALLSMAVIRTMLADGKAARQKAAEQIAGLRALVDEYEALLSGTREVTVLWTDDGAPKLLGQAAAVLPVGRQPESVLNFQSWLHDADADRLARLLEDLRVHGHAFAVSLNALDGRLVRANGWVLGGGTAMRLRPAFMQPDTDPNLTAAAVATSADLTSVRAILATLTKPAFARDGHDRLIYANRPYLELARALGKTGSETAPPELLDPDQLRQHLQACEADEEPAKLSVAWRGQGAFELVEFPVSGGRAGMLRPIEDQDVNTGDDAVAHITGIIDTLATPIAIFNAKRELIQFNQAYAGLWGLSEKFLTLGLDERAILDKLRTEGMLPAQVNYHKWRDEHLKAYSRTEPFEDEPWHLPDGRTIKVISAPAGATGGVIYVFDDITERLKLESTNKAFSNVQRETINSLSEAVAVFGTNGRLTLSNPRLSALWKLPTNELGQNPHIDQIAEASGRAIPEDGASIWRDLKRGIIDLNPTRSDQTGRINRSDGRLLDYAITRLPDGQTMMTFLDVTESASYSKVLKERNDALVAADVLKDAFVENVSYELRSPLTNIIGFAEMLASDAGPLNERQKSYIDYIRASSVTLGVLIDNILDLASVDAGIAELRPEQLDVHKLVEKARAGLSASFPEISGEKPINLVVDIDPALPPFIADGTRIVQVLYNLLSNAARFSPPGGEIKLTIAHRGERMLFVIEDEGPGLTDEMKSAILTRLDNPGGGRQRGAGLGLAIVKTFVNLHGGTISAERREPRGSKIIVNLPRDSAMAAVAE; via the coding sequence GTGGCAAGCTTCGCCGGTGCAGCTCCAATCGCGATCGCCGCTGGCGCAGGGGCTTTTGCCCTGCTGTCCATGGCCGTCATCCGCACCATGCTGGCCGACGGCAAGGCCGCCCGTCAAAAGGCCGCCGAACAGATCGCCGGGCTGCGCGCCCTGGTCGACGAATATGAAGCCCTGCTCTCCGGCACCCGCGAAGTCACGGTCCTGTGGACAGATGATGGCGCGCCCAAACTGCTCGGACAGGCCGCCGCGGTGCTGCCCGTCGGGCGTCAGCCCGAAAGCGTACTCAATTTCCAGAGCTGGCTGCATGATGCCGATGCCGATCGGCTGGCGCGCCTGCTCGAAGACCTGCGCGTGCACGGACACGCCTTTGCCGTCAGTCTGAACGCGCTGGACGGGCGGCTGGTACGTGCCAATGGCTGGGTGCTCGGTGGCGGTACCGCCATGCGGCTACGCCCCGCCTTCATGCAGCCCGACACTGATCCCAATCTGACCGCCGCGGCTGTCGCCACCAGCGCCGATCTGACCAGCGTGCGCGCCATTCTCGCAACGCTCACCAAGCCGGCTTTTGCCCGCGATGGCCATGATCGCCTGATCTATGCCAACCGGCCTTATCTCGAACTGGCCCGCGCACTGGGCAAGACCGGCAGCGAAACCGCGCCACCTGAACTGCTCGATCCCGATCAGTTGCGCCAGCACCTGCAGGCCTGCGAGGCGGACGAAGAACCCGCTAAGCTCTCGGTCGCCTGGCGCGGCCAGGGCGCCTTCGAGCTGGTCGAATTCCCCGTTTCGGGCGGGCGCGCCGGCATGCTGCGTCCCATCGAGGATCAAGACGTTAATACCGGCGATGACGCCGTCGCGCACATCACCGGTATCATCGATACGCTGGCCACCCCGATTGCCATCTTCAATGCCAAGCGCGAGCTGATCCAGTTCAATCAGGCCTATGCCGGGCTGTGGGGCCTGTCCGAAAAGTTCCTGACGCTGGGCCTCGATGAGCGCGCCATTCTCGACAAGCTGCGCACCGAAGGCATGCTGCCCGCGCAGGTGAACTACCACAAATGGCGCGACGAGCATCTCAAGGCCTATAGCCGCACCGAACCGTTTGAAGACGAGCCCTGGCACCTGCCCGATGGCCGCACCATCAAGGTGATCTCGGCCCCCGCGGGCGCCACCGGTGGCGTGATCTACGTCTTTGACGACATCACCGAGCGCCTCAAGCTGGAATCGACCAACAAGGCCTTCTCCAATGTGCAGCGCGAGACCATCAACTCGCTCTCGGAGGCCGTGGCCGTGTTCGGCACCAATGGCCGGCTGACACTGTCCAATCCGCGCTTGTCCGCGCTGTGGAAACTGCCCACCAATGAGCTGGGCCAGAACCCCCATATCGACCAGATCGCCGAGGCCAGTGGCCGGGCCATTCCCGAAGATGGTGCCAGTATATGGCGTGATCTCAAGCGGGGGATTATCGATCTCAATCCGACCCGCTCGGACCAGACCGGGCGCATCAATCGCTCCGATGGCCGCCTGCTCGACTATGCCATCACGCGGCTGCCCGACGGGCAAACCATGATGACCTTTCTCGATGTCACCGAAAGCGCCAGCTACTCAAAAGTGCTCAAGGAGCGCAATGACGCCCTAGTCGCCGCCGACGTGCTCAAGGATGCCTTTGTCGAAAACGTCTCCTACGAACTGCGCTCACCCCTGACCAACATTATCGGCTTTGCCGAAATGCTGGCCAGCGATGCCGGCCCGCTCAATGAACGTCAGAAATCCTATATCGATTACATCCGCGCCTCTTCGGTGACGCTGGGTGTGCTGATCGACAATATTCTGGACCTCGCCTCGGTCGATGCCGGCATTGCCGAACTACGGCCCGAACAGCTCGACGTGCACAAGCTGGTCGAGAAGGCCCGCGCCGGTCTGTCGGCCAGCTTCCCCGAAATCTCGGGCGAAAAGCCGATCAATCTGGTGGTCGACATCGACCCCGCACTGCCCCCCTTCATTGCCGATGGCACCCGCATCGTGCAGGTGCTTTATAACCTGCTCTCCAACGCGGCACGCTTCTCCCCGCCCGGCGGCGAGATCAAGCTGACCATCGCCCATCGTGGCGAGCGCATGCTGTTTGTCATCGAGGATGAAGGCCCCGGCCTGACCGACGAGATGAAATCGGCCATCCTGACCCGGCTCGACAACCCCGGCGGCGGACGCCAGCGTGGGGCAGGGTTGGGGCTGGCCATCGTCAAGACCTTCGTCAACCTGCATGGCGGCACCATCAGCGCCGAGCGCCGCGAACCGCGCGGCTCCAAGATCATCGTCAACCTGCCGCGGGACAGCGCCATGGCCGCTGTTGCTGAATAA
- the tsaE gene encoding tRNA (adenosine(37)-N6)-threonylcarbamoyltransferase complex ATPase subunit type 1 TsaE, which produces MPGLFLPDDDATAALGAALAEELQPGDVVLLEGDLGAGKTALARAIIRALAGDPALDVPSPTFALVQPYDTPKAPVLHADLYRLGDPREVDELGLSDNPAAIVLVEWAERSPEITDAATLVVSLAIPPGGDGRSATLTHR; this is translated from the coding sequence ATGCCCGGGCTGTTCCTGCCCGATGACGACGCCACCGCTGCGCTGGGCGCAGCCCTGGCCGAGGAACTCCAGCCCGGCGATGTCGTATTGCTTGAGGGCGATCTCGGCGCCGGCAAGACCGCGCTGGCGCGCGCCATTATCCGCGCGCTGGCAGGCGATCCGGCGCTTGATGTACCTTCACCCACCTTTGCGCTGGTGCAGCCCTATGACACGCCCAAGGCGCCCGTATTGCATGCCGATCTCTATCGGCTGGGCGATCCGCGCGAGGTCGACGAACTGGGGCTGAGCGACAATCCGGCCGCCATCGTGCTGGTGGAATGGGCCGAGCGCAGCCCTGAAATCACCGACGCTGCCACGCTGGTGGTCAGCCTTGCCATCCCGCCCGGCGGCGATGGTCGCAGCGCCACGCTGACCCACCGCTAG
- a CDS encoding DUF1206 domain-containing protein, translated as MDNSFETLARAGYIARGVVYLLLGGLALSSAIWGGEDAEGSSDALSSLLGLPFGRVLLALVAVGLLGYVLWKLAQSLLNADDRDHDLNDWATRAGQLISAVANLFLMFTAARMALAMGGGEGGGNGEETASAWLLQQPFGPYLLGAVGAGVIGFAGAQFWYGATGGYRKHLSLPSGHGPWLDRICAFGLMARGAVFAIIGGFVLYAAFTVSAEQAGGTADALDYVRRLPFGAWLYGLGALGLAAFGAYGVIQGLYRHVDAPDMGDVRAASPL; from the coding sequence ATGGATAATTCATTCGAGACCCTTGCCCGCGCCGGCTACATCGCGCGCGGCGTCGTTTACCTGCTGCTGGGCGGGCTGGCGCTGAGCTCGGCCATCTGGGGTGGCGAGGATGCCGAGGGCTCCTCGGATGCGCTCTCAAGCCTGTTGGGTCTGCCCTTCGGACGGGTACTGCTGGCGCTGGTGGCGGTGGGGCTGCTGGGCTATGTGCTGTGGAAGCTGGCGCAGAGCCTGCTCAATGCCGATGATCGCGATCATGACCTCAATGACTGGGCGACACGTGCGGGGCAGTTGATCAGCGCAGTGGCCAATCTGTTCCTGATGTTCACCGCAGCCCGCATGGCCTTGGCCATGGGGGGCGGCGAGGGTGGCGGCAATGGCGAGGAGACCGCCTCGGCCTGGTTGCTGCAGCAGCCCTTCGGGCCCTATCTGCTGGGCGCCGTGGGCGCCGGGGTGATCGGCTTTGCCGGTGCGCAGTTCTGGTATGGCGCCACGGGCGGTTATCGCAAGCATCTGAGCCTGCCCTCCGGGCATGGGCCGTGGCTGGATCGCATCTGCGCCTTCGGGCTGATGGCGCGCGGCGCGGTGTTTGCCATTATTGGCGGCTTTGTGCTCTACGCCGCCTTCACCGTTTCGGCTGAACAGGCAGGCGGCACGGCCGACGCGCTCGATTATGTGCGCCGCCTGCCCTTCGGCGCCTGGCTCTATGGCCTTGGCGCGCTGGGGCTGGCGGCTTTTGGCGCCTATGGCGTCATTCAGGGGCTGTATCGGCATGTCGATGCGCCCGATATGGGCGATGTGCGCGCGGCCTCGCCGCTCTAG
- a CDS encoding OsmC family protein, with protein MRTYTITARRDDEHGSHAGVREGLVVLDTSLAGRDDALNPVELLLASLAACMIKGVERSAPTLKFGFSSVTVSLSAERQDAPPKLTAITYELVVDTDESDHRLELLHTNVRKYGTISNTLAESVVLSGVVRRG; from the coding sequence ATGCGCACCTACACCATCACCGCCCGCCGCGATGACGAGCACGGCAGTCATGCCGGGGTGCGTGAGGGGTTGGTGGTGCTCGATACTTCGCTGGCGGGGCGGGACGATGCGCTCAATCCGGTGGAGCTGCTGCTGGCCTCTCTGGCCGCCTGCATGATCAAGGGCGTGGAACGCTCGGCGCCGACGCTGAAATTCGGGTTTTCCAGCGTAACGGTATCGCTGAGCGCCGAGCGCCAGGATGCCCCGCCCAAGCTGACCGCCATCACCTATGAGCTGGTAGTGGACACCGATGAGAGCGATCATCGGCTTGAATTGCTGCACACCAATGTGCGCAAATATGGCACCATCTCCAACACGCTGGCCGAAAGCGTCGTCCTGAGTGGCGTGGTGCGTCGGGGCTGA
- a CDS encoding GIY-YIG nuclease family protein: MGGYTYILADMRRGRTYIGVTNDLVRRVYEHREGLVEGYTKKRNIKRLVYFESHDDITDAIAREKTLKRWYRHWKDALIEEHNPDWRDLWDEIIK; encoded by the coding sequence ATGGGCGGCTACACCTACATTCTCGCAGACATGCGCCGGGGGCGGACCTATATCGGCGTCACCAATGACTTGGTGCGCCGGGTCTATGAGCACCGCGAGGGGCTGGTGGAGGGCTATACCAAAAAGCGCAACATCAAGCGGCTGGTCTATTTCGAGAGCCACGACGACATTACCGACGCCATCGCCCGCGAAAAAACGCTCAAGCGCTGGTATCGGCACTGGAAGGACGCCCTGATCGAAGAGCACAATCCCGACTGGCGCGATCTTTGGGACGAGATCATCAAGTGA
- the polA gene encoding DNA polymerase I, which yields MHLLLVDGSAYIFRAFHALPQLNRKSDGLPVGCVQGFCSMLYKLTEDLKGEDAPTHMAVIFDHSGKTFRDDIYTEYKAQRPPAPVELVPQFPLTRAATRAFSIPSIEMEGWEADDIIATYARLAREAGGKATIVSSDKDMMQLIEPDGSIRMLDTIARPGQPPLRWIGMDEVFKKFGVTPDKVIEVQALCGDSVDNVPGVPGIGVKTAAELINTYGTVENLLEHADEIKQNARREKLKANADLALVSKRLVTLSQDVPVELDIDALIRQPMEPSNLFPFLKAMEFATITKRLSGKLEANPDDFEADPEYAATAVPGAVGFDNAARAESRAARHEATGRSNAATVAHAAAEHARVRAIPFKPEDYEIIRDAAALQRWIDAIEMTGHVATDTETTGLDNQTADLVGLSFSIAPGTSAYLPLGHTDGEADIFGGGGLVEGQMDIRLALDMVKPLFADPSILKIFHNAKYDIGILARYDVAVKSVDDTLLLSYALDGPQFNTMGELGEHWLGFAGQSIKDLIGSGKKQITFAQVKIEDGARYAAEDADMTMRLWQVLKPRLVAENMTTLYETIDRPLAPVLARMEGRGVNIDRAILSRLSGEFAQRAAAFEAQAYELAEQTFNLGSPKQLGEILFDKMGLEGGTKTKTGAWSTGADVLEDLALKGVPLARTIVDWRQLNKLRSTYTDALPAYINERTGRVHTTYSQHSVLTGRLSSNDPNLQNIPVRTEDGRKIRSAFVAAPGKILVSADYSQIELRVLAHIADIQALKDAFEEGLDIHAMTASEMFGVPVEGMPSDIRRRAKAINFGIIYGISAFGLANQLGIGRGEAGDYIKTYFERFPGIKDYMEEQRRKVKEDGHVSTIFGRRINFPNAKSHNPSERAFVERASINAPIQGSAADIIRRAMIRMEPELNKARIDADMLLQVHDELIFEVPLGTESAAIPVIKRVMEGAAEPAVRLTVPIQVDANAAGNWDEAH from the coding sequence ATGCATCTGCTGCTCGTCGACGGCTCGGCTTATATTTTTCGCGCCTTCCATGCCCTGCCCCAGCTCAACCGCAAGTCGGACGGGCTCCCCGTGGGCTGTGTGCAGGGGTTCTGCAGCATGCTCTACAAGCTCACCGAGGATCTCAAGGGCGAGGACGCGCCCACCCATATGGCGGTGATCTTTGATCATTCGGGCAAGACGTTTCGCGACGATATCTATACCGAATACAAGGCGCAGCGTCCCCCCGCCCCGGTTGAACTGGTGCCACAGTTTCCGCTGACCCGGGCGGCCACCCGCGCGTTTTCGATCCCCTCGATCGAGATGGAGGGCTGGGAGGCCGACGACATCATCGCAACCTATGCGCGTCTGGCGCGCGAGGCGGGCGGCAAGGCCACCATCGTTTCGTCCGACAAGGACATGATGCAACTGATCGAACCCGATGGCTCGATCCGCATGCTGGACACCATTGCCCGCCCCGGCCAGCCGCCGCTGCGCTGGATCGGCATGGATGAGGTGTTCAAGAAATTCGGCGTCACCCCGGACAAGGTGATCGAGGTGCAGGCGCTGTGCGGCGATAGCGTGGACAATGTGCCCGGCGTGCCCGGCATTGGCGTGAAAACCGCTGCCGAGCTGATCAATACCTATGGCACGGTGGAAAACCTGCTCGAGCATGCCGACGAGATCAAGCAGAACGCGCGCCGCGAAAAGCTCAAGGCCAATGCCGATCTGGCGCTGGTCTCCAAGCGTCTGGTGACGCTGAGCCAGGACGTGCCGGTCGAACTCGATATCGACGCGCTGATCCGCCAACCGATGGAGCCATCCAATCTGTTCCCGTTCCTCAAGGCGATGGAATTTGCCACCATCACCAAGCGGCTGTCGGGCAAGCTTGAGGCCAATCCCGATGATTTCGAGGCCGATCCCGAATATGCCGCGACCGCGGTGCCGGGCGCGGTGGGGTTTGACAATGCGGCTCGGGCGGAAAGCCGGGCAGCACGGCATGAGGCGACCGGGCGCAGCAATGCAGCCACCGTCGCCCATGCGGCGGCCGAGCATGCGCGCGTGCGCGCCATCCCGTTCAAGCCCGAAGACTATGAGATCATCCGCGATGCCGCCGCGCTGCAGCGCTGGATCGACGCCATTGAAATGACGGGCCATGTCGCCACCGATACCGAGACCACCGGGCTCGACAACCAGACCGCCGATCTGGTGGGGCTGTCGTTTTCCATCGCCCCGGGCACGAGCGCCTATCTGCCGCTGGGCCATACCGATGGCGAGGCCGATATTTTTGGCGGCGGCGGGCTGGTCGAGGGGCAGATGGATATCCGGCTCGCGCTGGACATGGTCAAGCCGCTGTTTGCCGACCCCTCGATCCTCAAGATCTTCCACAATGCCAAATACGATATCGGCATTCTGGCGCGCTATGATGTGGCGGTGAAATCGGTCGATGACACGCTGCTGCTCAGCTATGCGCTCGATGGCCCGCAGTTCAACACCATGGGCGAATTGGGCGAACACTGGCTGGGCTTTGCCGGCCAGTCGATCAAGGACCTGATCGGCTCGGGCAAAAAGCAGATCACCTTCGCCCAGGTCAAAATCGAAGACGGCGCGCGCTATGCCGCCGAAGATGCCGATATGACCATGCGGCTGTGGCAGGTGCTCAAGCCACGCCTGGTCGCTGAAAACATGACCACGCTGTACGAAACCATCGACCGCCCGCTCGCCCCGGTGCTGGCGCGCATGGAGGGGCGTGGCGTCAATATCGACCGCGCCATTCTCTCGCGCCTGTCAGGCGAGTTCGCCCAGCGCGCCGCCGCCTTTGAGGCGCAGGCCTATGAGCTGGCCGAGCAGACGTTCAATCTGGGCTCGCCCAAGCAGCTGGGCGAAATCCTGTTCGACAAGATGGGGCTTGAGGGCGGCACCAAGACCAAGACCGGCGCCTGGTCGACCGGGGCCGATGTGCTCGAGGATCTGGCGCTCAAGGGCGTGCCGCTGGCGCGCACCATTGTCGACTGGCGCCAGCTCAACAAGCTGCGCAGCACCTATACCGACGCCCTGCCCGCCTACATCAATGAGCGCACCGGGCGCGTCCACACCACCTATTCCCAGCATTCCGTGCTGACCGGACGGCTGAGCTCAAACGATCCGAACCTGCAGAACATTCCGGTGCGCACCGAGGATGGCCGCAAGATCCGGTCCGCCTTCGTCGCGGCGCCGGGCAAAATCCTGGTCAGCGCCGATTACAGCCAGATCGAATTGCGCGTGCTGGCCCATATCGCCGATATCCAGGCGCTCAAGGATGCGTTTGAAGAGGGTCTCGATATTCACGCCATGACCGCCAGCGAGATGTTCGGCGTGCCCGTCGAGGGCATGCCCAGCGACATTCGCCGGCGCGCCAAGGCGATCAATTTCGGCATTATTTACGGCATTTCGGCCTTTGGCCTGGCCAATCAGCTGGGCATTGGGCGCGGCGAGGCCGGGGACTACATCAAGACCTATTTCGAGCGCTTCCCGGGCATCAAGGATTATATGGAAGAGCAGCGCCGCAAGGTAAAGGAAGATGGCCACGTCAGCACCATCTTTGGCCGCCGCATCAACTTCCCCAATGCCAAGTCGCACAATCCAAGCGAACGCGCCTTTGTCGAACGCGCCTCGATCAACGCCCCGATCCAGGGCTCAGCCGCCGACATCATCCGCCGCGCCATGATCCGCATGGAGCCCGAGCTGAACAAGGCCAGGATCGACGCCGACATGCTGCTGCAGGTGCATGACGAGTTGATCTTCGAAGTGCCGCTGGGCACCGAGAGTGCCGCGATCCCGGTGATCAAGCGCGTGATGGAAGGCGCGGCGGAGCCCGCCGTACGGCTGACCGTGCCGATCCAGGTTGATGCGAATGCGGCAGGGAACTGGGACGAGGCGCATTAG